In one window of Bradyrhizobium diazoefficiens DNA:
- a CDS encoding lytic transglycosylase domain-containing protein, protein MNQCLRSLACVVAMAALALLPTELAAKSKSSAPKKTLEAKAGKQRHAAAGKHGKHAQAKRKSKKQDESADKPAPPPLTGDLVALKDAIDLARKGKTDDATAARDRIADPAGQKLADWFMLRHSESTANFKRYAAFLAANPDWPSAALLRRRAEARLWQEKSDAATVHAFTMDRPTSAKGNFALARVLIAEGDSDRAARLVREAWRTDELSERSEEDSYEAFHDLLTAEDHRVRMDKRLGAKDYAGARRAAKRLGEDALAIVKACAAVNGKENKATDYLDEVSADARRDLGYVLCRAQWHLQKDRVDDAAELILAAAPDAMAAQDTDAWWRERRLLARKLLDQGKFKTAYDVVRAAAMPAMEVYRVDYHFMCGWIALRYLDDPRTAMMHFAAIDEGSANPIALSRANYWRGRAAEAMGATADARMSYKTAARYPTAYYGQLARAKLGLDNDNIELRAPSPVLASAEADTPPADDRVRAADMLYRIGERDVVLYYAEDFAKESADVAALEALGELASRRNDARVMLEIGKSALARGLALDHYAFPTIGIPEHKQIAPAIETSVIYSVARTESSFDQRDKSSANAVGLMQVTPEAGRDTAKRFGVTYDWDRMVSDPVYNTQMGAAELSALLSEYRGNQIMTFAGYNAGRGRVREWVQAHGDPRDPKIDPVDWVERIPLSETRNYVQRVMENVLVYRARFEGSGAVAGKSDQRMVTQDATAKATPVGFMGSE, encoded by the coding sequence ATGAACCAGTGCCTACGCTCGCTCGCGTGTGTCGTTGCCATGGCCGCACTGGCGCTGCTCCCGACGGAGCTGGCGGCGAAGAGCAAATCATCAGCGCCGAAGAAGACCCTCGAGGCCAAAGCCGGAAAGCAGCGGCACGCTGCGGCGGGCAAGCACGGCAAGCATGCCCAGGCCAAGCGCAAGTCGAAGAAGCAGGACGAATCCGCGGACAAGCCGGCCCCGCCGCCATTGACCGGCGACCTCGTCGCGCTGAAGGATGCGATCGACCTTGCGCGCAAGGGCAAGACCGATGACGCGACGGCCGCGCGCGACCGCATTGCCGATCCCGCCGGACAAAAGCTCGCCGACTGGTTCATGCTGCGCCATTCCGAGAGCACCGCGAATTTCAAGCGCTACGCCGCTTTCCTTGCCGCCAATCCGGATTGGCCGAGCGCCGCGCTGCTGCGCCGCCGCGCCGAGGCTCGGCTGTGGCAGGAGAAAAGCGATGCGGCCACCGTGCACGCCTTCACGATGGACCGGCCGACCAGCGCCAAGGGCAATTTCGCGCTCGCCCGCGTGCTGATCGCCGAAGGCGACAGCGACCGGGCCGCGCGTCTCGTCCGCGAGGCCTGGCGCACGGACGAATTGTCCGAGCGCAGCGAGGAGGATTCCTACGAAGCGTTCCACGACCTCTTGACCGCCGAGGATCATCGCGTCCGCATGGACAAGCGCCTGGGCGCCAAGGACTACGCCGGTGCGAGGCGCGCCGCAAAACGTCTCGGCGAGGATGCGCTCGCGATCGTCAAGGCCTGCGCCGCCGTCAACGGCAAGGAGAACAAGGCCACGGACTATCTCGACGAGGTATCGGCTGACGCGCGCCGCGACCTCGGCTACGTGCTGTGCCGCGCGCAATGGCATCTGCAGAAGGACCGCGTCGACGACGCGGCCGAACTGATCCTGGCTGCGGCGCCCGACGCGATGGCGGCCCAGGACACCGATGCGTGGTGGCGCGAGCGCCGCCTGCTGGCGCGAAAACTGCTCGACCAGGGCAAGTTCAAGACCGCCTACGACGTGGTGCGCGCGGCCGCGATGCCGGCAATGGAGGTCTATCGCGTCGACTACCACTTTATGTGCGGCTGGATCGCGCTACGCTATCTCGACGATCCCAGGACCGCGATGATGCACTTTGCCGCGATAGACGAAGGCTCGGCCAATCCGATCGCGCTGTCGCGTGCCAATTACTGGCGCGGCCGCGCAGCAGAAGCCATGGGGGCCACAGCCGACGCACGCATGAGCTACAAGACTGCCGCGCGCTATCCGACCGCGTATTACGGCCAGCTCGCCCGTGCCAAGCTCGGCCTCGACAATGACAATATCGAGTTGCGCGCGCCCTCGCCGGTGCTGGCTTCAGCAGAAGCAGACACCCCGCCCGCGGACGACCGCGTGCGCGCCGCAGACATGCTCTACCGCATCGGCGAGCGCGACGTGGTGCTCTACTACGCTGAGGATTTTGCCAAGGAGAGCGCCGACGTCGCGGCGCTCGAAGCGCTCGGCGAACTCGCCAGCCGGCGCAACGACGCGCGCGTCATGCTCGAAATCGGCAAGTCGGCGCTGGCGCGCGGGCTGGCGCTCGACCACTACGCCTTCCCGACCATCGGCATTCCCGAGCACAAGCAGATCGCGCCGGCGATCGAGACCAGCGTGATCTATTCGGTGGCCCGCACCGAGAGCTCGTTCGACCAACGCGACAAGTCATCTGCCAATGCCGTTGGCCTGATGCAGGTAACACCGGAAGCCGGACGCGACACCGCAAAGCGCTTTGGTGTCACGTATGACTGGGACAGGATGGTCTCCGATCCCGTCTACAACACCCAGATGGGCGCCGCCGAGCTGAGCGCTTTGCTCTCCGAATATCGCGGCAACCAGATCATGACCTTCGCCGGTTACAACGCCGGCCGCGGCCGGGTGCGCGAATGGGTGCAAGCCCACGGCGATCCGCGCGACCCCAAGATCGACCCGGTCGACTGGGTCGAGCGCATCCCGCTCTCGGAGACGCGCAACTATGTCCAGCGCGTGATGGAGAACGTGCTGGTATATCGCGCGCGGTTCGAGGGCAGCGGCGCAGTCGCGGGCAAGAGCGACCAGCGCATGGTGACGCAGGATGCGACCGCCAAGGCAACGCCGGTCGGATTTATGGGATCGGAGTAA
- the lpdA gene encoding dihydrolipoyl dehydrogenase, whose protein sequence is MADTSFDVIIIGSGPGGYVTAIRAAQLGLKTAIVEKSYLGGICLNWGCIPTKALLRSAEIYHYMQHAKDYGLSADNVSFDPKAVVQRSRGVSKRLNDGVGFLMKKNKVSVIWGAASIDAPGKVTVKKSDVEAPKGALGEGAYQAKHIIVATGARPRVLPGLEPDKKLIWTYFEAMVPEKMPKSLLVMGSGAIGIEFASFFKTMGSDVTVVEVLPQILPVEDAEIAGLARKRLEKQGIKILTNTGVVKLEKKSDSVVATLDDGKTKQTAEFERVISAVGVVGNIENLGLEKLGVKTDRGCIVIDGYGKTNIPGIYAIGDVAGPPMLAHKAEHEGVVCVEAIKGLHPHPMDKLLIPGCTYCNPQVASVGLTEAKAKENGREIRVGRFPFVGNGKAIALGEDQGLVKVIFDKKTGQLLGAHMVGAEVTELIQGYVVAMNLETTEEELMHTVFPHPTLSEMMKEAVLDAYGRVLNI, encoded by the coding sequence ATGGCCGACACATCCTTCGACGTCATCATCATCGGCTCCGGCCCCGGCGGCTATGTCACCGCGATCCGCGCCGCCCAGCTCGGCCTCAAGACCGCGATCGTCGAGAAGTCGTATCTCGGCGGCATCTGCCTGAACTGGGGCTGCATCCCGACCAAGGCGCTGCTGCGCTCGGCCGAGATCTACCATTACATGCAGCACGCCAAGGATTACGGCCTGTCGGCCGATAACGTGTCGTTCGACCCGAAGGCCGTCGTCCAGCGCTCGCGCGGCGTGTCGAAGCGGCTCAACGACGGCGTCGGCTTCCTGATGAAGAAAAACAAGGTGAGCGTGATCTGGGGCGCCGCCTCGATCGACGCGCCTGGCAAGGTCACCGTGAAGAAGTCCGATGTCGAGGCGCCCAAGGGCGCGCTGGGCGAGGGCGCTTATCAGGCCAAGCACATCATCGTCGCCACCGGCGCGCGCCCGCGCGTGCTGCCCGGGCTCGAGCCCGACAAGAAGCTGATCTGGACCTATTTCGAGGCGATGGTGCCGGAGAAGATGCCGAAGTCGCTGCTGGTGATGGGGTCGGGCGCCATCGGCATCGAGTTCGCATCGTTCTTCAAGACGATGGGATCGGACGTCACGGTGGTCGAGGTGCTGCCGCAGATCCTGCCGGTGGAGGACGCCGAGATCGCCGGGCTGGCACGCAAGCGGCTCGAGAAGCAGGGCATCAAGATCCTCACCAACACCGGCGTCGTCAAGCTGGAGAAGAAGAGCGACAGCGTGGTCGCAACGCTGGATGACGGCAAGACCAAGCAGACGGCCGAGTTCGAGCGCGTCATCTCGGCGGTCGGTGTCGTCGGCAATATCGAGAATCTCGGACTGGAGAAGCTCGGCGTCAAAACCGACCGCGGCTGCATCGTGATCGACGGCTACGGCAAGACCAACATTCCCGGCATCTACGCCATCGGTGACGTCGCCGGTCCGCCGATGCTGGCACACAAGGCCGAGCATGAGGGCGTCGTCTGCGTCGAAGCGATCAAGGGCCTGCATCCGCACCCCATGGACAAGCTTCTGATCCCCGGCTGCACCTATTGCAACCCGCAAGTGGCTTCCGTCGGCCTGACTGAAGCCAAGGCCAAGGAGAACGGCCGCGAGATCCGCGTCGGCCGCTTCCCCTTCGTCGGCAACGGCAAGGCGATCGCGCTCGGTGAGGACCAAGGCCTGGTCAAGGTCATCTTCGACAAGAAGACCGGCCAGCTGCTCGGCGCCCACATGGTCGGTGCGGAGGTGACCGAGCTGATCCAGGGCTATGTCGTCGCCATGAATTTGGAGACCACTGAGGAAGAGCTGATGCACACGGTGTTCCCGCATCCGACGCTGTCGGAGATGATGAAGGAAGCCGTGCTCGATGCCTATGGAAGGGTGTTGAATATCTGA
- a CDS encoding tripartite tricarboxylate transporter substrate binding protein BugD, translated as MKKTVWAGLIGILALTGAARADDYPSHPITIIVPFAAGGPSDAMARVLAERMRVSLGQAVVIENVTGAGGSIGVGRAVHSPPDGYTISFGHLGTHVANGAVYKLNYDLVADLEPVVLLPSNPMIVVSKNAVPATSLKELMEWLKSRPSPPTAGTAGAGSGSHIAGVYFESVSGIKLQFVPYRGTAPALNDLIAGQIDIIVDQTSNSINQVRAGTIRAYAITDNKRLASAPEIPTAEEAGLKGFNMTLWSGLWVPKGTPKEIVTKLNAAAVEALNDPAVKKQLESQGLEMTPKDQLTPEALGNRQKAEIAKWWPIIKAANIKVE; from the coding sequence ATGAAGAAGACCGTCTGGGCCGGGCTGATCGGCATTCTCGCGCTCACCGGCGCCGCGCGCGCCGACGATTATCCGTCGCATCCCATCACCATCATCGTTCCCTTCGCGGCCGGCGGCCCGTCGGATGCGATGGCGCGCGTGCTCGCCGAGCGGATGCGCGTCTCGCTCGGCCAGGCCGTGGTGATCGAGAACGTTACGGGTGCCGGCGGCTCGATCGGCGTCGGCCGCGCCGTGCATTCGCCGCCGGATGGCTACACCATCTCGTTCGGCCATCTCGGCACCCATGTCGCCAACGGCGCCGTCTACAAGCTCAATTACGATCTCGTCGCCGATCTCGAACCCGTGGTGCTGTTGCCGAGCAACCCGATGATCGTGGTCAGCAAGAACGCCGTGCCGGCGACCTCGCTGAAAGAGCTTATGGAATGGCTGAAATCGCGCCCCTCGCCGCCGACGGCCGGCACGGCCGGTGCCGGCTCCGGCAGCCATATCGCCGGCGTCTATTTCGAGAGCGTCTCCGGCATCAAGCTGCAATTCGTGCCGTATCGCGGCACCGCGCCCGCGCTGAACGATCTCATCGCCGGCCAGATCGACATCATCGTCGACCAGACCTCCAACTCCATCAACCAGGTCCGCGCCGGCACGATCCGCGCCTATGCCATCACCGACAACAAGCGCCTGGCGTCAGCACCGGAGATCCCGACCGCGGAAGAGGCTGGGCTGAAGGGCTTCAACATGACGCTGTGGTCGGGCCTGTGGGTGCCGAAGGGCACGCCGAAGGAGATCGTCACCAAACTCAATGCGGCCGCCGTGGAAGCGCTGAACGATCCCGCTGTGAAGAAGCAGCTCGAAAGCCAGGGCCTGGAGATGACGCCGAAGGATCAGCTCACGCCGGAAGCGCTCGGCAATCGCCAGAAGGCCGAGATCGCAAAATGGTGGCCGATCATCAAGGCCGCGAACATCAAGGTGGAGTGA
- a CDS encoding threonine synthase encodes MQDNDNLTIERPTFVTHLECAMEGDHYAADQVHNLSKAGKPLLVRYDLAGVKKALTKDALSKRPADMWRYRELLPVRKCQDIVSLGEVTTPLIRLPKLGAKLGGGEIIVKDEGRLPTGSFKARGLVMAVSMGKALGIKHMAMPTNGNAGAALAAYATSCGIKTTIFCPADTPEVNVSEIELQGATVYRVNGYIDDCGKIVGEGKAKVGWFDTSTLKEPYRIEGKKTMGLELAEQLNWDVPDVIFYPTGGGTGLIGMWKAFDELEKIGFIGSKRPRMVAVQASGCAPMVRAYEAGSEHATRWEDAHTIASGIRVPQAIGDFLILRAVRESKGFAIAVDDDKISSALNEVAREEGLLLCPEGAATYAAYKDSLADGRVSKTDRVMLFNCATGLKYPLPPVTRTLDRHKPIDYTQF; translated from the coding sequence ATGCAAGACAACGACAACCTCACCATCGAACGCCCGACCTTCGTCACCCATCTCGAATGCGCGATGGAGGGCGATCATTACGCCGCCGACCAGGTCCACAATCTCTCCAAAGCCGGCAAGCCGCTGCTCGTGCGCTACGACCTCGCCGGCGTGAAGAAGGCGCTGACCAAGGATGCGCTTAGCAAACGGCCCGCCGACATGTGGCGCTACCGCGAGCTGCTGCCGGTGCGCAAATGCCAGGACATCGTCTCGCTCGGTGAAGTGACCACGCCGTTGATCCGGCTGCCGAAGCTCGGCGCAAAACTCGGCGGCGGCGAGATCATCGTCAAGGACGAGGGACGGCTGCCGACCGGTTCGTTCAAGGCGCGCGGCCTCGTGATGGCGGTGTCGATGGGCAAGGCGCTCGGCATCAAGCACATGGCGATGCCGACCAACGGCAATGCTGGTGCTGCGCTCGCGGCCTATGCGACGTCTTGCGGCATCAAGACCACGATCTTCTGCCCGGCCGATACGCCCGAGGTGAACGTCAGCGAGATCGAGCTCCAGGGCGCGACCGTCTACCGCGTCAACGGCTATATCGACGATTGCGGCAAGATCGTCGGCGAGGGCAAGGCAAAAGTCGGCTGGTTCGACACCTCGACCTTGAAGGAGCCGTACCGCATCGAAGGCAAGAAGACGATGGGCCTGGAGCTCGCCGAGCAGCTCAACTGGGACGTACCCGATGTGATCTTCTATCCGACCGGCGGCGGCACCGGCCTGATCGGCATGTGGAAGGCGTTCGACGAGCTCGAGAAGATCGGCTTCATCGGCAGCAAGCGTCCGCGCATGGTCGCCGTGCAGGCCTCGGGCTGCGCGCCGATGGTGCGCGCCTATGAGGCCGGTTCCGAGCATGCCACGCGTTGGGAGGACGCCCACACCATCGCATCGGGCATCCGCGTGCCGCAGGCGATCGGCGACTTTCTGATTTTGCGCGCCGTGCGTGAGAGCAAGGGTTTTGCCATCGCGGTCGACGACGACAAGATCTCGTCGGCGCTGAACGAAGTCGCGCGCGAGGAGGGGCTGCTGCTGTGCCCCGAGGGCGCCGCGACCTATGCCGCCTACAAGGACAGCCTCGCCGACGGCCGCGTCAGCAAGACCGACCGCGTGATGCTGTTCAACTGCGCGACCGGCCTGAAGTACCCGCTGCCGCCGGTCACCCGCACGCTCGATCGCCACAAGCCGATCGACTACACACAGTTCTAG